A window of the Verrucomicrobiota bacterium genome harbors these coding sequences:
- a CDS encoding LemA family protein, with the protein MTPILILLASAAVLAVVIGLWAIGSYNGLVGLRNRFKNAFAQIDVQLKRRYDLIPNLVETAKGYLKHERETLEAVIAARNSAQSAGTRAAANPGDPQAMQQLAAAEGALQGSLGRLFALAESYPDLKANQSMSQLMEELTSTENKVSFARQAYNDAVMVYNTRREQFPGSLVAGMFQFGAAELFQITDEREKQAPKVSFS; encoded by the coding sequence ATGACACCCATCCTCATTCTCCTCGCGTCGGCCGCCGTGCTGGCGGTGGTCATCGGCCTTTGGGCGATCGGGAGCTACAACGGCCTCGTCGGCTTGCGCAATCGTTTCAAAAACGCGTTTGCGCAAATTGATGTTCAACTCAAGCGCCGGTATGATTTGATTCCCAACCTCGTCGAAACCGCGAAAGGCTATCTCAAGCACGAGCGAGAAACGCTGGAAGCGGTGATCGCGGCTCGGAATTCCGCCCAAAGTGCGGGGACGCGCGCGGCGGCCAATCCGGGCGATCCGCAAGCGATGCAGCAATTGGCGGCCGCCGAGGGCGCGCTGCAAGGAAGCCTCGGCCGGCTCTTCGCCCTGGCCGAGTCCTATCCCGACTTGAAAGCCAATCAGTCCATGTCGCAACTGATGGAAGAACTGACCTCGACCGAAAACAAAGTCTCTTTCGCCCGCCAGGCCTACAACGACGCCGTGATGGTTTATAACACCCGGCGGGAACAATTCCCGGGAAGCCTCGTCGCGGGCATGTTTCAATTCGGGGCGGCCGAGCTCTTCCAGATCACGGACGAGCGGGAGAAGCAGGCTCCCAAGGTCTCGTTCAGCTGA
- a CDS encoding M48 family metallopeptidase: MDFFARQESARGRTRRLVVYFGLAVVLTILAIYAALALIFLDHTGVETGFDPSALWDPRLFIAVAAGTLAIVAGGSLSKMAELRRGGGAVAEMLGGRLVRSDTHDPAERRLLNVVEEMALASGTAVPPVYLLEGERGINAFAAGHGTGDAVIGVTEGCLRRLTRDELQGVIAHEFSHILNGDMRLNLKLVGVIFGLVCLTVLGRILLRSGGGGDGRKRNPLPLVGLVLVVAGWIGVFFGRLIQAAVSRQREFLADAAAVQFTRNPGGLAGALKKIGGLPLRAKLTSPHADEAGHLFFGNARSDSFLNWMSTHPPLLERIRAMEPHFDGDFAGLPPAEDELSRSENAIAGRLQGKSVARAEIAPLASGVAVAEAMASIGQPRPMHLELAREWKSGLDPGLLEAVRNPQQAPAVVWAALISEDEEVARRQLGLLREELEGKAEEWVTQWRPLIRELGEAGRLPIIELCLSALRQLQPEGYERFAKSTRRLIEADEAVDLFEFALEKCLERHLAPHFEARPRERVEVFSLVAIKSSLSLLVGLAAKIGQNDERLEREARRAGWSAMGFAEEHDPACEVGLAEVNAALTEAAKVGPALKKKILFALAITAAHDAVLGVREAEFLRAVADVLDCPVPPFLELHRHLS, from the coding sequence GTGGATTTCTTCGCAAGGCAGGAATCGGCGCGCGGACGAACCCGCCGTCTGGTCGTGTATTTTGGCCTGGCCGTCGTGCTCACGATCCTGGCGATCTACGCCGCGCTGGCCCTGATCTTTCTCGATCACACGGGGGTCGAAACCGGATTCGATCCCTCCGCGCTTTGGGACCCGCGGCTCTTCATCGCCGTGGCGGCCGGGACGCTGGCGATCGTGGCCGGAGGAAGCCTTTCCAAGATGGCTGAACTTCGCCGTGGCGGCGGAGCGGTGGCGGAAATGCTCGGGGGCAGGTTGGTCCGTTCCGACACTCACGATCCGGCCGAGCGCCGCCTCTTGAATGTAGTGGAGGAAATGGCCCTGGCGTCCGGCACCGCGGTGCCACCGGTGTACCTGTTGGAAGGAGAACGGGGGATCAATGCGTTTGCGGCTGGACACGGGACCGGGGACGCGGTCATTGGCGTCACCGAGGGTTGCCTGCGACGGCTCACGCGGGACGAGTTGCAAGGCGTGATCGCACACGAATTCAGCCACATCCTCAACGGCGACATGCGCCTCAATTTGAAGTTGGTCGGGGTCATTTTCGGGCTCGTCTGCCTCACGGTGCTGGGAAGAATTCTGCTGCGGTCAGGCGGAGGCGGTGACGGACGCAAGCGCAACCCCCTGCCTTTGGTGGGGCTGGTGCTGGTGGTGGCGGGATGGATCGGCGTTTTCTTCGGGCGCCTCATTCAAGCCGCCGTCTCGAGACAGCGCGAATTTCTTGCAGACGCAGCGGCGGTTCAGTTCACCCGCAACCCAGGAGGACTCGCCGGGGCCTTGAAGAAAATCGGGGGCTTGCCTTTGCGCGCGAAACTGACATCGCCTCACGCCGACGAGGCCGGTCATTTGTTTTTCGGAAACGCGCGTTCGGATTCATTTCTGAATTGGATGTCCACTCACCCGCCTCTCCTGGAGCGCATCCGGGCCATGGAACCCCATTTCGACGGCGATTTTGCCGGATTGCCGCCCGCGGAGGACGAGCTGAGCCGTTCAGAGAACGCGATCGCCGGACGGTTGCAGGGGAAATCGGTTGCTCGTGCGGAGATCGCCCCTCTGGCGAGCGGCGTCGCGGTGGCGGAAGCCATGGCTTCGATCGGTCAGCCTCGACCGATGCACCTGGAGTTGGCGAGGGAATGGAAGTCGGGTCTCGATCCGGGGTTGCTGGAGGCGGTGCGGAATCCGCAACAGGCGCCCGCCGTGGTGTGGGCCGCTCTGATTTCGGAGGATGAAGAGGTGGCCCGGCGCCAGCTCGGTTTGTTGCGGGAAGAACTGGAGGGGAAGGCGGAGGAATGGGTGACTCAATGGCGGCCTCTCATCCGCGAGCTGGGAGAAGCCGGACGCCTTCCGATCATCGAGCTTTGCCTGAGTGCCTTGCGACAACTCCAGCCTGAGGGTTACGAACGATTCGCAAAAAGCACGAGGCGTTTGATTGAGGCGGACGAGGCGGTGGATCTTTTCGAGTTCGCTCTGGAAAAATGTTTGGAGCGGCACTTGGCGCCGCACTTCGAGGCTCGTCCGAGGGAGCGAGTGGAGGTGTTTTCGCTGGTGGCCATCAAGAGCTCGTTGAGTTTGCTCGTCGGGCTCGCGGCCAAAATCGGCCAGAACGACGAGCGACTCGAAAGAGAAGCGCGTCGGGCAGGATGGAGTGCCATGGGTTTCGCGGAGGAACACGACCCGGCATGCGAAGTGGGCCTGGCCGAGGTGAATGCCGCGTTGACGGAAGCGGCCAAGGTGGGCCCCGCACTCAAAAAGAAAATCTTGTTCGCCTTGGCGATCACCGCCGCTCATGACGCGGTGCTTGGGGTGCGGGAGGCCGAGTTCCTCCGCGCGGTGGCGGATGTTTTGGACTGTCCCGTACCGCCGTTCTTAGAGCTCCATCGACATTTGAGTTGA